From the genome of Maridesulfovibrio ferrireducens:
TGCAAGCAGTAAAGCACCAACTACAAAGGTCAGCAGAAATGTTTTCATAATGAACCTCATGACAAGTACTGAAATTGATATAATTATTTTTTAAATCAAGTCTGTCATATCATATGAAAGAATGGGGTTCAAATGTTGAGGGGATATTTTTGTAAGTATGGGAGGGATGAAAAGCCTCGTCCGGTCATGAAAATTAATCGGATCATCTAGGCAGTAGCCATAAACATCCACATCCCCGCCAGCTAAACCAATTGGGTCGGGGGTTATGAACCTGCCGATGGTGAGGGCATATTCGTTTCTTAGGTTTAGGACATCCACCCCCGGCTAAAAGCAAATTTATCTCCATCAAGACGGCCAAATATTTAAATTTTAGTGTTAACTACATCATCAAGTTCATAATGTTTTTTACAGTATTCCTCATAAGCAATCCGTCCTATAGCAAGAACAAGAAAAATGTTTACAACTTCATTAATTGCGCCTGAATACAATAATAGATCGTACATTTGCTTAGAATATGAAATGTTCCATAAGACGAGGAAAAGGCTATTCACTGCAAGCAATACCCCAAAATTAATCAAAAAAGACTTAAATGACATAGGAAAAAACTTAAATTTTGATAGCGGAAGTATTGTAGCCATATAAATGATTGAAGCACACAATGCGAAAAGAAATGATTTAGCAGTAAGACTTGAGAGTACATAAAAAAAAGTATCATAATCAAAAGAAGTATTTGATGAGACTAGCATATCGCCAAGAAATATTCGTACCATATCAAAAATATTATCAATTAAAGAAGCTAACCATGAATTTACTTTTGCTAAAACAAGCATAATAACAAAAAAAAGAATTATTTTTTTAAAAATATACAACAAGTTATACGATCCCTTTACGTCTCTAATTAAACTTAAGACTAAAGAAAATATAACAATAGAAAACATTAAATGACTATACCATTCTTCCAAATTTTTAAATCTAAATACTGAATAGATAAAAAGAATCATAAAACAATATATATTTTGTTTTACGACAGCAAAAAAATACAATGATATTTTTGACACTAAATACTCCACTATGGAGATGGACACTCTTTCAACAGTATCCATCTCCATATCAATTTTATTTATTAACCCGACTGCGTTTAATTACTTTTTTCACTTTTTTTAGGTATGGAATTGCAATCGACATCCTATCATCAGGAGTATCCAAATAAGCCTTAGCAATTTCCTTAAGTGAAGGACTTACTGCCTCCTGAATAGCCTTTGCCCGCTGCTTACGGAGCGTGGAGTTTTTGCTGTATAAATCACTCCATTTACTTGAATAAACTTTATGATTTATTTCATTCTGATGTTTTTCAGTTTCTTTTCCTTTTTCAACCATATTATTCCAAGAGTCTTTAATTGATTCAGTCAACTCTTGTCCCAAAGAGGTTTCGTCAAGAATTACTTTTTTGCCATACTTTGCAGCTTTTTTTTGGGTCTCAGGATGAGTAATCGGACTGACAATTTTGTGAGTCTCGTCTAAAGCTTCCTCAACGAGTTCAACTCCGGCTTCACCAGCAATGCTGCCTATTTTTCCTAAAGCTTGGCTAGTTCCTTTTACGGTCTTCACAAGGCCATTTCTAACTCTTGATGGAAATCCTTCTTCCTTTTCATGAACATTATGACTCGGAGTGTCAGTCGAATGTCCGCGCACAAATGCCTTGTTCCGTTGTATTTGTTCGTGTTTATTTTTCCCAATATCCGATTCCTCACTCTCCCCAGCCAACCCCGTCCGGTCATGAAAATTAATAGGATCATCCAAACAGTACCCATAAACATCCACATCCCCGCCAGCTAAACCGATTGGGTCGGGAGTTATGAACCTGCCGATAGTGGGATTATATTCACGATATCCCAAATGTACGAGTCCGGTATCTTTGTCTGTCAGTCCCGCGGCGAATCCTAAACACACCTCTAAGCTGACTCCGCTATCGAGCAATACATTACCGAACGAATCATATATAATTCGCTTTACATCATAACCTCTTTCGTCCGCAACCATGAAGATAGTGCCGACTTGATTTGTTGCGAAAAGAAAGGTGCGTCCTTCAAATGTCATGCTGACGGGATCGCCTTCTTCGTTATAGGAAAATACTTTTGGGTGTAATCCTTCGCCGTCTGTCACGGCTATAAGTGTAGTCAAATCCTGCCAAAGATACTTTTCGACAACTTTGCCGTTGATAGACTTCGCAATTCTTCGCCCCAGAGGATCAGAGGAATATTCGATTCTTCGTCCGTCCGGTAAACGAACTTCGTGAAGCGGGCCGGATTCTAAATATGAATAGCGAGTTACCTGCCCGAGATCAGTTTTCATAATCATGCGGCCTTGATTGTCGTACATATATTTTACTTCGCCAGCTTGCAGGAGTTGCATGTTTTGGCCGTACTTAAACAACCTTGGTTTTGTCTGCCGAGTTTCCGCGAATAAGCGTTCACCGTTTTTACCGTACTGATAATGTTCAATAACAGCGTTGTCGCAGAGAACTTTGCTGAGTCTGCCGCCGTTGTCGTATTCATATTCACGTTCAATAGCTTCTGGATCGAGAACGATGCCTGTGTATATGATTCTGCCGTTTTCATCTCGTTCGGTGGCGAGTAGCGAAAACTCTTCCTCCGAATTTGGAATCATGAACGATTTTGTTTGGTATGCTTCGACAGCTTCAACATCCACGGAATCCCTTTTCTGTTCATCATAAATATGTTCACCCGTGCCAGCTTCCGGCTGTCGCGGCTGATTCCTTGCAACTTCTGCAAGTAATTCCCGCCCGTATTGAGTATTTATCAGATCTTTAACAAGCGGGAGTTCTGGATTTTCAACAATAAACTTTGCGTGGAGATTCCGCTTTGTTTTTTTAAGATATTCCTTTTCGTATTCCATTTCTCTAAGCTTGCGTTCCCATAACGCCCTACGTTCAGGGGACATCATGCTTGGATACATGCGTTCATGGGCTGGAAATTCTTTGAGACAATAATAGGGGCTGTCCATTTCTTCCGGCCCCTCAAGAATTGAGTTCGGTACCACATCGTACATCATTTCCAGAATGTCTTCGGGAGGCAGTGAGTTTTTATACAGGCGAACATTGATTGGAATATCCTTGCCTTCTTTCTTTCTTAACTTGTAACCGCCGGGATAGATCATGTTTCGTCTCCACTTATTTTTGTGATCGCCTTTCCAAATACAGAAATGTTCTGAATTTGGGTGATGGTCGTTTGTCTTAATAAGCAGAGGATAATGGACAAGGCGGACATGAATAAGCCGAGTCAGGTCCGTCCTGTGAAAAAAACAAAAAAATACCACGTTAGATCCTTAAGCTTAATCAGGTGTAAGTGATGGACTTAACCTAGACGGGGTGAAGGATCGAACATGGTATTTGTTACGGACTGTCCGTGAGGACGTTCCGGACACCTCCCGATTGATGTCTTCTAGCTAAATCGGTGAATTCTTATATTTCTTTAGCCCGCTTGCAAAAACATGCTTCCGGTATGTATGGTATCTTTATAAAGATTAAACTTACCAAACCGGCGGAGACTCAAATTGAGAAAATCGTTTTCAATTTTTATAATATTAATCCTGCTATCGATGACAGCGGGAATTAGTTTTGCTCGAAACGGTTCCGCCATCCCTGATCAACCTTTGCTTGATGCGGATCAGGCCTTTGTACTTTTGAAAGAAGGCAATCAGCGTTTTGTAAAAGGTTCCAGTGTTTATCCTAATCAAACTTCCCATCAGCGGAAAGTGCTGGCTCTGAAAGGGGAGCAGCCTTTTGCAACGATTGTTACCGGGGCAGATTCGCGAGTAGATCCTGTGCTGATTTTTGACCGTGGTCTGGGGGATATTTACACAGTGCGGATTGCAGGAAATGTGGCAGGAACAGATACTCTGGCTTCTGTAGAATACTCAATGCTCGCAATTGAAACTCCGCTTCTTGTCGTCATGGGGCATACAAGGAGCAGTATCATTAAGGCAGCGGTCGAAAAGATGACTGTTAAGGGATATCTGGTTCAACTGATGGGTAAAATGGAGCCGGCCATAAAAATGACCAAACTCATGTACCCTTCATTAAAAGGAAATGAGCTGGTTGATAAGGTTGCTGAAACGAATGTTCGGCAGGTTTTACGCGATATTTTAGGGCACTGCCCCGGAGTGCTTGATAAAGTCCGGTCAGGTAAAGTTCAGGTTATGGGGGCTGTTTACAACACAGATACCGGAGCCATTAATTGGCTTGGACCCTAGCTTACAGCTAATCCGTCTGAATTTCGTAAGATTTAAGTTTACGATATAATGAACTTCTTTCAAGTCCGACAGCTTCTGCCAGCTTAGAGACACTGCCGTTAAATTCTTTCAGTTTAGTTTCAAGGAATTGGGCTTCAAAATCCGCGCGGGCTTTTTTGAAATCCAGTTGCCCTTCAGGAAGCGGAAGAGGCAGTTGATCCTGTTCGATGCTTTCAACTTTGGGGTTGTCCGCAATCTCGGGGGGTAGTTTGTCCGGTCCAACTTCCTTGCCGCCGAACATAATAAGCATCCGTTCCACAAAATTTTTCAGTTCACGGACATTTCCGGGCCATGCGTATTCGGACAGAACTTTCAATGCCGAGTTTGTAAAGGTCAGCGGTTTGAATCCATGCTGTCTGTTGAGGCGGGTTATAAATTCTTCGATAAGTAGCGGAATATCTTCAGACCTGTCTCTTAGAGGAGCAACTTCGAGAGGGAAAACTTTAAGCCTGTAGTATAAATCTTCGCGGAAATTACCGTTTTTAATTTCCTGAAAAAGGTCTTTGTTTGTTGCGGCGATAACACGCACATTCACATTGATTGTTTTACGACCACCGACCCTTTCAAAACATTGTTCTTGAAGTATCCTTAGTATTTTAGCCTGTGTTTTCAGGCTCATATCACCAATCTCGTCGAGAAATAGAGTTCCGGTGTCCGCCAGCTCAAATTTCCCTTCCTGTGCTCTTTCGGCTCCTGTGAAGGCTCCTTTTTCATGTCCGAAAAGTTCTGATTCGATAAGTTCTTCCGGTATTGCCGCGCA
Proteins encoded in this window:
- a CDS encoding sigma-54 dependent transcriptional regulator — protein: MSKSILIVDDEDGIRYSLRGVLEDEGFSVSEADSGENALKSISDDMPDLVFLDIWLPGMDGLEVLDRIKKEWDWLPVVMISGHGNIETAVSAIKKGAFDFIEKPLSLEKVVITAEKAVKFSNLQSENKALRTRIETEQPAKLTGRSEAIVSLREIIGQVAPTDAWVLITGENGTGKEIVARSIHSQSLRKDRPLVAVNCAAIPEELIESELFGHEKGAFTGAERAQEGKFELADTGTLFLDEIGDMSLKTQAKILRILQEQCFERVGGRKTINVNVRVIAATNKDLFQEIKNGNFREDLYYRLKVFPLEVAPLRDRSEDIPLLIEEFITRLNRQHGFKPLTFTNSALKVLSEYAWPGNVRELKNFVERMLIMFGGKEVGPDKLPPEIADNPKVESIEQDQLPLPLPEGQLDFKKARADFEAQFLETKLKEFNGSVSKLAEAVGLERSSLYRKLKSYEIQTD
- a CDS encoding RHS repeat domain-containing protein, giving the protein MIYPGGYKLRKKEGKDIPINVRLYKNSLPPEDILEMMYDVVPNSILEGPEEMDSPYYCLKEFPAHERMYPSMMSPERRALWERKLREMEYEKEYLKKTKRNLHAKFIVENPELPLVKDLINTQYGRELLAEVARNQPRQPEAGTGEHIYDEQKRDSVDVEAVEAYQTKSFMIPNSEEEFSLLATERDENGRIIYTGIVLDPEAIEREYEYDNGGRLSKVLCDNAVIEHYQYGKNGERLFAETRQTKPRLFKYGQNMQLLQAGEVKYMYDNQGRMIMKTDLGQVTRYSYLESGPLHEVRLPDGRRIEYSSDPLGRRIAKSINGKVVEKYLWQDLTTLIAVTDGEGLHPKVFSYNEEGDPVSMTFEGRTFLFATNQVGTIFMVADERGYDVKRIIYDSFGNVLLDSGVSLEVCLGFAAGLTDKDTGLVHLGYREYNPTIGRFITPDPIGLAGGDVDVYGYCLDDPINFHDRTGLAGESEESDIGKNKHEQIQRNKAFVRGHSTDTPSHNVHEKEEGFPSRVRNGLVKTVKGTSQALGKIGSIAGEAGVELVEEALDETHKIVSPITHPETQKKAAKYGKKVILDETSLGQELTESIKDSWNNMVEKGKETEKHQNEINHKVYSSKWSDLYSKNSTLRKQRAKAIQEAVSPSLKEIAKAYLDTPDDRMSIAIPYLKKVKKVIKRSRVNK
- a CDS encoding RHS repeat-associated core domain-containing protein — its product is MDVLNLRNEYALTIGRFITPDPIGLAGGDVDVYGYCLDDPINFHDRTRLFIPPILTKISPQHLNPILSYDMTDLI
- a CDS encoding carbonic anhydrase, with the translated sequence MRKSFSIFIILILLSMTAGISFARNGSAIPDQPLLDADQAFVLLKEGNQRFVKGSSVYPNQTSHQRKVLALKGEQPFATIVTGADSRVDPVLIFDRGLGDIYTVRIAGNVAGTDTLASVEYSMLAIETPLLVVMGHTRSSIIKAAVEKMTVKGYLVQLMGKMEPAIKMTKLMYPSLKGNELVDKVAETNVRQVLRDILGHCPGVLDKVRSGKVQVMGAVYNTDTGAINWLGP